One window from the genome of Candidatus Didemnitutus sp. encodes:
- a CDS encoding response regulator encodes MLRVCAALTVILSGLGFRAQAAWDVPFNGDPIVEIFRKQQTGVAYTVYAAATEPGNGPLWFGTDHGLLVFDGLKWTHHPDTGSATALAFTPDGHQLIFGSWCDLGWIDFSPDGRPRVHSLREHLPFPATELQAVRACRASPNGFFYVADNCVLRWDGAKLDVWRYPGKQRLFPIEFEGALWFHDPQSGLYSIGPNGPERMFTDGLPRDTGLFWLGRKDGQLIGISNHGCWTLEPRPRCLSPRELNEFTAQYSVIGVVELARGFRSVATLTGGIAIVDSDFKIVRQIPSTGDLQGSLYGQFRGRENDLWLLGEDRLLRLESTGATTRIRLDDDPRPKFTRFISVAPDHSLWVGTENRLYHLQRAENGRLGAAAETSVRQLYTVLAEENRTWLAGFGGVILRENGRDEKRFDGNGRHAFGMVRLGQTDRWVASLNGGWMDISRSAPGQWSSEVRLNLPFFESAALDVDGALWTASPAEPPKKWIVQPDGFTPVALPPLLTAAEAAPSIVVARAHDAIVVAGNRVYRTRGAAPPLLLCKLPAHAVAGAVSTDQQRLYLALNHGTTAPAGYQDSISVLELADNGRDAQLRHLVVPQLHTVGAINRLAINRTAGADLLWIGGSDALLQTRPAELPEWSPPAPPMITAGASGRTHTTLDYSESLRLRVTSPEITLRPALRYQTQFGPDGGYWSAPGDVTSFEFSNLREGRYSFAVRAVNPIGQVSAPSYYSFVILPPWYRATGAYVGYAALASLGLFGALRYRERRIRARNLELQHLVDERTAELVKANAAKDDFLASMSHEIRNPMNGVVGLSAAIDISHLDEEGRYRFGLLRHCATHLASLLEDILDFSKLQAGTIELDPQPFAPAELLDAVSAITSPVSAAAGVKVEFALGPSVPPRLIGDARRIRQVLLNYVSNAIKYAPQGDIDVTVWARTVGESNAVVTFAVSDAGPGIPAEEQERIFEKFERGAGARSNRIPGTGMGLAVCRRLATKMGGTAWVESSPGEGATFYLSVELPIAAPVTLDTATQTVADLPKLALIVDDEDYNLVTLATMLERRGFQVLRAANGDAALAALAQHPDVVFLDYDMPDITGPALARRIRQTVQQRPPLIIATTAYSTVEKRRECLAAGMDGFLSKPVGEERLGTALLEAIQTRSPGDARHFVLPSRDSFDPLENLQTLARQHAQTLEAELAEFSASAQGEFEELHAGLAASDRTRSARAAHKLAGRFGFLHAAAIMKRALHLERLCQQGDWTAARLLATELTQDWTALHDTLARLNCESA; translated from the coding sequence ATGCTACGAGTCTGCGCCGCTCTCACCGTCATTCTCTCGGGACTGGGCTTTCGCGCCCAAGCCGCGTGGGACGTGCCGTTTAACGGTGACCCAATCGTGGAAATTTTCCGCAAACAGCAAACGGGCGTCGCTTACACGGTGTATGCCGCCGCTACCGAGCCGGGCAACGGCCCATTGTGGTTTGGCACGGACCACGGTCTGCTGGTATTCGATGGTCTCAAATGGACGCACCATCCCGATACCGGCTCGGCGACGGCACTGGCGTTCACACCTGACGGACACCAACTCATTTTCGGTTCGTGGTGCGACCTAGGGTGGATCGACTTCTCGCCCGACGGTCGTCCCCGCGTCCATTCGCTGCGCGAGCACTTGCCCTTCCCTGCAACGGAACTTCAGGCCGTGCGCGCCTGCCGCGCGTCGCCGAATGGTTTTTTCTACGTCGCCGACAATTGCGTGCTGCGCTGGGACGGAGCGAAATTGGACGTCTGGCGCTACCCCGGCAAACAGCGCCTCTTCCCGATCGAGTTCGAAGGAGCGCTCTGGTTTCACGATCCCCAGAGCGGTCTCTACTCCATCGGCCCGAACGGTCCCGAGCGAATGTTCACGGATGGGCTGCCACGCGATACCGGGCTGTTCTGGCTGGGACGCAAGGACGGCCAGCTCATCGGGATCTCCAACCACGGCTGTTGGACGCTCGAGCCCAGACCGCGCTGCCTCTCGCCCCGCGAGCTGAACGAATTCACTGCGCAATACAGCGTGATCGGAGTCGTCGAACTCGCCCGCGGATTCCGCTCGGTCGCCACGCTCACCGGCGGGATCGCGATCGTGGATTCCGATTTCAAGATCGTCCGCCAAATCCCCAGCACTGGTGATCTTCAGGGATCGCTCTACGGCCAGTTCCGCGGTCGCGAAAACGACCTTTGGCTGCTCGGAGAGGATCGATTGCTTCGGCTCGAGTCGACTGGCGCCACCACACGGATCCGGCTGGACGACGATCCGCGTCCAAAATTCACCCGATTCATCAGCGTCGCCCCGGATCACTCGCTCTGGGTCGGCACCGAGAATCGCCTTTATCACCTGCAGCGCGCCGAGAACGGGCGCCTCGGCGCCGCCGCCGAGACATCGGTTCGGCAACTGTATACGGTCCTCGCCGAAGAAAACCGCACTTGGCTGGCTGGCTTCGGCGGGGTCATCCTTCGCGAAAACGGACGCGACGAGAAACGATTTGATGGCAACGGCCGTCATGCGTTTGGCATGGTTCGGCTCGGCCAAACAGACCGCTGGGTCGCCTCGCTCAACGGCGGATGGATGGATATTTCGCGGAGCGCGCCAGGGCAGTGGAGCAGCGAGGTGCGCCTCAATCTGCCATTTTTCGAGTCCGCCGCCCTAGACGTCGACGGTGCACTCTGGACCGCATCACCCGCCGAGCCTCCGAAAAAATGGATCGTCCAGCCCGACGGCTTCACGCCAGTCGCCCTTCCTCCCCTGCTCACCGCGGCCGAAGCCGCCCCCAGCATCGTCGTCGCCCGCGCGCACGACGCGATAGTGGTCGCGGGAAACAGAGTCTATCGCACTCGTGGTGCCGCGCCGCCGCTGCTCCTCTGCAAGCTTCCCGCACACGCGGTTGCGGGCGCCGTATCCACCGATCAACAGCGCCTCTATCTGGCCCTCAATCACGGCACCACCGCACCCGCCGGCTACCAAGACAGCATCAGCGTCCTTGAACTGGCCGACAATGGCCGCGACGCCCAACTGCGCCACCTCGTGGTCCCGCAGCTCCACACCGTCGGCGCGATCAATCGCCTCGCAATCAACCGCACCGCCGGCGCAGACCTGCTTTGGATTGGCGGATCGGATGCGCTGCTGCAAACCCGCCCCGCGGAACTGCCCGAATGGAGTCCGCCCGCGCCGCCGATGATCACCGCCGGCGCTTCGGGCCGCACGCACACCACCCTGGACTATTCCGAGAGCCTGCGCCTCCGCGTCACCTCGCCGGAAATCACCCTCCGCCCCGCCTTGCGCTATCAAACTCAGTTCGGACCGGACGGCGGATACTGGAGCGCGCCCGGCGACGTCACGTCCTTCGAATTCTCCAACCTGCGCGAAGGCCGCTATTCTTTCGCGGTGCGCGCCGTAAACCCGATCGGCCAAGTCAGCGCGCCTTCCTACTACTCGTTCGTCATCCTGCCCCCTTGGTATCGCGCCACGGGCGCCTACGTCGGCTACGCCGCCCTCGCTTCGCTCGGGCTCTTCGGGGCCCTGCGCTACCGCGAACGCCGCATTCGCGCCCGCAACCTCGAGCTCCAGCACCTCGTCGACGAACGCACCGCCGAACTCGTCAAAGCCAACGCCGCCAAGGACGACTTCCTCGCCAGCATGAGCCACGAGATCCGCAACCCGATGAACGGCGTCGTCGGCCTCTCCGCCGCCATCGACATCTCCCACCTCGACGAGGAAGGCCGCTACCGCTTCGGGCTCCTGCGCCACTGCGCCACGCACCTGGCCTCGCTGCTCGAGGACATCTTGGACTTCTCCAAGCTCCAAGCCGGCACCATCGAGCTCGACCCGCAGCCCTTCGCGCCCGCCGAATTGCTCGACGCCGTCTCCGCCATCACCTCCCCTGTCAGCGCCGCCGCCGGCGTGAAAGTCGAGTTCGCCCTCGGTCCGTCCGTGCCGCCCCGCCTCATCGGCGATGCCCGCCGCATCCGCCAGGTCCTCCTCAACTACGTCAGCAACGCGATCAAATACGCTCCCCAAGGCGACATCGACGTCACGGTGTGGGCTCGCACCGTTGGCGAGAGTAACGCCGTGGTCACTTTCGCGGTGTCCGACGCCGGCCCCGGCATCCCCGCCGAGGAACAGGAACGCATTTTCGAGAAATTCGAACGCGGCGCCGGCGCCCGCAGCAACCGCATCCCCGGCACCGGCATGGGCCTCGCCGTCTGCCGCCGCCTCGCCACCAAGATGGGCGGCACCGCCTGGGTCGAAAGCTCCCCGGGCGAAGGCGCCACCTTCTACCTCTCCGTCGAGCTCCCCATCGCCGCCCCGGTCACCCTCGACACCGCGACCCAGACCGTCGCCGACCTCCCGAAACTCGCCCTGATCGTCGACGACGAGGACTACAACCTCGTCACCCTCGCTACCATGCTCGAACGCCGCGGCTTCCAGGTCCTCCGCGCGGCCAATGGCGACGCTGCCCTCGCCGCCCTCGCGCAACACCCCGATGTCGTTTTCCTCGACTACGACATGCCCGACATCACCGGCCCCGCGCTCGCACGCCGCATCCGCCAAACCGTCCAGCAACGCCCGCCGCTCATCATCGCCACCACCGCCTATTCCACCGTCGAAAAACGCCGCGAGTGCCTCGCCGCCGGCATGGACGGCTTCCTCAGCAAACCGGTCGGCGAAGAGCGTCTCGGCACCGCTCTCCTCGAAGCCATCCAGACGCGCTCGCCCGGCGACGCCCGGCACTTCGTGCTCCCCTCGCGCGACAGCTTCGATCCCCTCGAAAACCTCCAGACGCTCGCCCGCCAGCACGCACAAACCCTCGAAGCCGAGCTCGCCGAGTTCTCCGCCAGCGCCCAAGGCGAATTCGAGGAACTGCACGCCGGCCTCGCTGCCTCCGATCGCACGCGCAGCGCCCGCGCCGCTCACAAACTCGCCGGCCGCTTCGGTTTCCTTCACGCCGCCGCCATCATGAAACGCGCGCTCCACCTCGAGCGCCTGTGCCAGCAGGGCGACTGGACCGCCGCACGACTGCTCGCCACCGAGCTGACGCAGGACTGGACCGCCCTGCACGACACCCTGGCGCGCCTCAATTGCGAGTCCGCGTGA
- a CDS encoding sigma-54-dependent Fis family transcriptional regulator, which yields MPSILIVDDLISIHEMLEAVIQPTGFATSFATDGEKAMVRYKAEKFDLVLADIDMKPMDGITLLKQLKQYDPAAVIIIMTAYASTESAIQALKFGAFDYLQKPFRVDELIQTLKRGVEFKRVVTEREAARGAGGGAAQAGDFDARLVGASAKIKRLVTQLKKLATAHAPVLISGELGSGHEIAAELLHLAGSPAGSPLISIDCKLLDAATLHDGLLGTEGTGGKWVQQAKGGTLVLQHVQCLVPESQEKLVSVLRTHAPHLRVICTSEVDLEKLTEEGGFNEELFYRIAALPVHMPALRERIEDIPLLLKDAAAKAANPQFDARQIEFTDDALATLKAYRWPGNLVEFTQVVSQVISAAEARVITSAQLPLRIHELKDWPSLADYLAGQEKQYVARVLHACGGDKAKAAKVLGIDPTKLL from the coding sequence ATGCCTTCCATTCTGATCGTCGACGACCTCATCTCGATTCACGAGATGCTCGAGGCCGTCATCCAGCCGACCGGCTTCGCGACCTCGTTCGCGACCGACGGCGAGAAGGCGATGGTGCGCTACAAGGCCGAGAAATTCGACCTCGTGCTGGCCGACATCGACATGAAGCCGATGGACGGCATCACGCTGCTCAAGCAGCTGAAGCAATACGACCCCGCTGCCGTCATCATTATCATGACGGCCTACGCCAGCACCGAGAGCGCGATCCAGGCGTTGAAATTCGGCGCGTTCGACTACCTGCAGAAACCTTTCCGCGTCGACGAGCTCATCCAAACCCTCAAGCGCGGCGTGGAGTTCAAGCGCGTCGTCACCGAGCGCGAAGCCGCACGCGGCGCCGGCGGTGGCGCCGCCCAAGCGGGCGACTTCGATGCGCGCCTCGTCGGTGCGAGCGCCAAGATCAAACGCCTCGTCACCCAGCTCAAGAAACTCGCCACCGCGCACGCGCCCGTGCTCATCAGCGGCGAGCTCGGCAGCGGACACGAGATCGCGGCCGAGTTGCTGCATCTCGCCGGTTCGCCCGCCGGCAGCCCACTCATCAGCATCGACTGCAAGCTCCTCGACGCCGCCACGCTGCACGATGGCCTCCTCGGCACCGAGGGCACTGGCGGCAAGTGGGTGCAACAGGCCAAGGGCGGCACGCTCGTCCTCCAGCACGTCCAGTGTCTCGTGCCCGAGTCGCAGGAAAAACTGGTTTCCGTCCTCCGCACGCATGCGCCGCATCTGCGCGTGATCTGCACCTCGGAGGTCGATCTCGAGAAACTCACCGAGGAAGGCGGCTTCAACGAGGAACTTTTCTACCGCATCGCCGCGTTGCCCGTGCACATGCCGGCGCTGCGTGAGCGGATCGAGGACATCCCGCTGCTCCTCAAGGACGCCGCCGCGAAAGCCGCCAATCCGCAGTTCGACGCGCGCCAGATCGAGTTCACCGACGATGCCCTCGCCACGCTCAAAGCCTACCGCTGGCCGGGCAACCTGGTCGAGTTCACCCAGGTCGTTTCCCAAGTCATTTCCGCCGCCGAGGCGCGCGTGATCACTTCGGCCCAACTGCCGCTCCGCATCCACGAGTTGAAGGATTGGCCGTCGCTCGCCGACTACCTGGCCGGCCAGGAAAAACAATATGTCGCCCGCGTGCTCCATGCCTGCGGCGGCGACAAGGCCAAGGCCGCCAAGGTCCTCGGCATCGATCCGACGAAGCTGCTCTGA
- a CDS encoding type II secretion system F family protein translates to MATPAAAKPKSSVQQAQALAKQKALEKKSKTYKLGLGELAIFTSQLASLLQAGLPLVSCLEALQDQTEDQIFRIVIRDVRNDIATGTSFSAAVKKFPKSFNSLFVSMVEAGEASGGLAEILAKVAAYFESTVKLTKKVKSAMTYPIAVIGLAVALVNVLLIFVIPVFADMFKDFGAKLPAPTQMLIDLSNFLKTWWWAIALGVYGAFTLLKKYTSTPGGRRQKDNFLVRAPIFGNLVHKIALSRFCRTYATLMRSGVPILRTLEIVSSASGMCQVEDACVEIAKHVSQGGQVSEVMAANPFFPPMMKHMVKAGESTGNVDGMMNKIADFYDTECDATVAALTSLIEPMLIVFLGVVVGGIVMAMFLPIFQLGAVAGGQG, encoded by the coding sequence ATGGCAACTCCCGCGGCCGCCAAACCGAAGTCGAGCGTCCAACAAGCTCAGGCACTGGCCAAACAGAAGGCCCTCGAGAAAAAATCGAAGACTTACAAGCTGGGCCTCGGGGAACTCGCCATCTTCACCAGCCAGCTCGCCTCGCTCCTCCAAGCCGGCCTTCCGCTCGTCTCGTGCCTCGAGGCGTTGCAGGACCAGACGGAGGATCAGATTTTCCGCATCGTCATCCGCGACGTGCGCAACGACATCGCCACCGGCACGTCGTTCTCGGCCGCAGTGAAGAAGTTTCCCAAGTCCTTCAATTCGCTCTTCGTCTCGATGGTCGAGGCGGGCGAAGCCTCCGGCGGCCTCGCGGAAATCCTGGCCAAGGTCGCGGCCTATTTCGAATCGACCGTCAAGCTGACCAAGAAGGTCAAATCCGCGATGACCTACCCGATCGCGGTCATCGGCCTCGCCGTGGCGCTCGTGAACGTGCTGCTCATCTTCGTCATCCCGGTGTTCGCGGACATGTTCAAGGACTTCGGCGCCAAGCTCCCCGCGCCGACGCAGATGCTGATCGATCTCTCGAACTTCCTGAAAACCTGGTGGTGGGCGATCGCGCTGGGCGTCTACGGCGCCTTCACGCTGCTGAAGAAATACACCTCCACGCCCGGCGGCCGGCGCCAGAAGGACAACTTCCTCGTCCGCGCTCCCATCTTCGGCAACTTGGTGCACAAGATCGCACTCTCCCGTTTCTGCCGCACCTACGCCACGCTCATGCGCTCCGGCGTGCCGATCCTGCGCACGCTGGAAATCGTCTCGTCGGCGTCGGGCATGTGCCAGGTGGAGGACGCCTGTGTCGAGATCGCCAAGCACGTCTCGCAAGGCGGCCAGGTTTCCGAGGTGATGGCGGCGAATCCGTTTTTCCCGCCGATGATGAAGCACATGGTCAAGGCCGGCGAATCCACCGGCAACGTCGACGGCATGATGAACAAGATCGCCGACTTCTACGACACCGAGTGCGACGCCACCGTGGCCGCGCTCACGTCGCTGATCGAGCCGATGCTGATCGTGTTCCTCGGCGTCGTGGTCGGCGGCATCGTCATGGCGATGTTCCTCCCGATCTTCCAACTCGGCGCGGTTGCAGGCGGCCAGGGCTGA
- the carB gene encoding carbamoyl-phosphate synthase large subunit encodes MPKRTDLESILIIGAGPIIIGQACEFDYSGTQACKALKEEGYKVILVNSNPATIMTDPEFADVTYIEPLSVEILEKIIAKERPSALLPTLGGQTALNLSMQLHKAGILEKYGVEMIGAKPPAIEKGEDRQLFKEAMLKIGLDCAKSRTVKTLEDARKAADEIGMFPLIIRPSFTLGGTGGGVAYNREEFEQIVTGGLEASPTHEVLVEECLLGWKEYEMEVMRDHKDQCVVICSIENFDPMGVHTGDSITVAPALTLTDKEYQVMRDASFAVIREIGVETGGSNIQFSVDPQTGRMVVIEMNPRVSRSSALASKATGFPIAKIAAKLAVGYTLDELRNDITRLTPASFEPTIDYVVTKIPRFTFEKFPGANTTLTSAMKSVGEAMAIGRTFKESFQKCLRSLETGARGWGGGGKYGHDELPDDATLRQKLGTPNAERVYYIRWAFMSGMSVDDIFNLTKIDPWFLHQLRELHEMEQHLKTLSLATLDQRTLKRAKQFGFSDAQLAHLLKVDFDTMRAARKKAGVNTTYRLVDTCAAEFEAFTPYYYSSYGDENEILPSQNKKIMIIGGGPNRIGQGIEFDYCCVHASFALREAGFETVMVNSNPETVSTDYDTSDRLYFEPLTLEDVLEIYEQEGCVGAIAQFGGQTPLNLASALKARGVNVIGTSPESIDTAEDRKLFAAVLDQLKLKSPDNRIAMSEPEAIACAAELGYPVLVRPSFVLGGRGMFILYSEAELRDVAHQVFAVMPGKPVLIDKFLEDAIELDVDCISDGETTLVGGMLEHIEYAGVHSGDAAMVMPPHTLSKEMLGTVRSATYALAKALKVVGLMNVQFAIKDNQLYVLEVNPRASRTVPFVAKAIGVPLAKLAAKVMAGAKLKDLGFTQEIQPKHWCVKEAVFPFNRFPGAAIMLSPEMRSTGEVMGMDDDLGIAYAKTQMAAKPSLPLKGKVFISVKDSDKPHVVELAKGFIELGFTVCSTTNTAKLLQSHGLAVQPVFKLAEGRPNCVDMIKNGEIQFVVNTPRGMIPRHDENAIRAAAFANNVAMSTTLTGARAALNGIRAMKNLQVGVRPIQQYRHNTTPMV; translated from the coding sequence ATGCCCAAACGCACCGACCTTGAATCCATCCTGATCATCGGCGCCGGCCCCATCATCATCGGCCAGGCCTGCGAATTCGACTATTCCGGCACCCAAGCGTGCAAGGCGCTCAAGGAGGAGGGCTACAAAGTCATTCTCGTGAACTCCAATCCGGCCACGATCATGACCGATCCGGAGTTCGCCGACGTCACCTACATCGAGCCGTTGTCGGTCGAGATTCTCGAGAAGATCATCGCGAAGGAGCGTCCTTCCGCGCTGCTGCCGACGCTCGGTGGCCAGACCGCGCTCAATCTCTCGATGCAGCTCCACAAGGCCGGCATTCTCGAGAAATACGGCGTCGAAATGATCGGCGCGAAACCGCCCGCCATCGAAAAGGGCGAGGACCGCCAGCTCTTCAAGGAGGCGATGCTCAAGATCGGCCTCGACTGCGCGAAGTCGCGCACGGTGAAAACCCTCGAGGACGCCCGCAAGGCCGCCGACGAGATCGGCATGTTTCCGCTCATCATCCGTCCGTCGTTCACGCTCGGCGGCACGGGCGGCGGCGTCGCCTACAACCGCGAGGAATTCGAGCAGATCGTCACCGGCGGCCTCGAGGCTTCGCCGACGCATGAAGTCCTCGTCGAGGAATGCCTCCTCGGCTGGAAGGAATACGAGATGGAGGTCATGCGCGACCACAAGGACCAGTGCGTCGTCATCTGCTCGATCGAAAATTTCGACCCGATGGGCGTGCACACCGGCGACTCGATCACCGTCGCGCCCGCGCTCACGCTCACCGACAAGGAATACCAGGTGATGCGCGACGCCTCCTTCGCCGTCATCCGCGAGATCGGCGTCGAGACCGGCGGCTCCAACATCCAGTTCTCCGTCGATCCGCAGACCGGCCGCATGGTCGTGATCGAGATGAACCCCCGTGTGTCGCGCTCGTCCGCGCTCGCGTCGAAAGCCACCGGTTTCCCGATCGCGAAGATCGCCGCCAAGCTCGCCGTCGGCTACACGCTCGACGAGTTGCGCAACGACATCACGCGCCTCACGCCCGCGAGCTTCGAGCCGACGATCGACTACGTCGTCACGAAGATCCCGCGCTTCACCTTCGAGAAATTCCCCGGCGCCAACACCACGCTCACCTCCGCGATGAAGTCGGTCGGCGAGGCGATGGCGATCGGTCGCACATTCAAGGAGTCGTTCCAGAAGTGCCTGCGCTCGCTCGAGACCGGCGCGCGCGGCTGGGGCGGCGGCGGCAAATACGGCCACGACGAACTGCCCGACGACGCCACGTTGCGCCAGAAACTCGGCACGCCGAACGCCGAGCGCGTTTACTACATCCGCTGGGCGTTCATGTCCGGCATGTCGGTCGACGATATTTTCAATCTCACGAAGATCGATCCGTGGTTCCTGCACCAGCTGCGCGAACTCCACGAGATGGAGCAGCATCTCAAGACGCTGTCGCTCGCCACGCTCGACCAGCGCACGCTGAAGCGCGCGAAGCAGTTCGGCTTCTCCGATGCGCAGCTGGCGCATTTGCTGAAGGTCGATTTCGACACGATGCGCGCCGCACGCAAAAAGGCGGGCGTCAACACGACTTACCGCCTCGTCGACACTTGCGCCGCGGAGTTCGAGGCCTTCACGCCCTACTACTACTCGAGCTACGGCGACGAGAACGAGATCCTGCCTTCGCAGAATAAGAAGATCATGATCATCGGCGGCGGCCCGAACCGCATCGGCCAGGGCATCGAGTTCGATTACTGCTGCGTGCATGCGTCGTTCGCGCTGCGCGAGGCGGGATTCGAGACCGTGATGGTGAACTCGAATCCCGAAACCGTCTCGACTGACTACGACACTTCCGACCGCCTCTACTTCGAGCCGCTCACGCTCGAGGACGTCCTTGAAATCTACGAGCAGGAAGGCTGCGTCGGCGCGATCGCTCAATTCGGCGGCCAGACGCCGCTCAATCTCGCCAGCGCCTTGAAGGCGCGCGGCGTGAACGTCATCGGCACCTCGCCGGAAAGCATCGATACCGCGGAGGACCGCAAGCTCTTCGCCGCCGTCCTCGATCAGCTGAAGCTCAAGTCGCCGGACAACCGCATCGCGATGTCCGAGCCCGAGGCGATCGCGTGCGCCGCGGAGCTCGGTTACCCCGTGCTCGTGCGCCCGTCGTTCGTGCTCGGCGGTCGCGGCATGTTCATCCTCTACAGCGAGGCGGAACTGCGCGACGTCGCGCATCAAGTCTTCGCCGTCATGCCGGGCAAGCCGGTCCTCATCGACAAGTTCCTCGAGGACGCGATCGAGCTCGACGTCGACTGCATCAGCGACGGCGAGACGACCCTCGTCGGCGGCATGCTCGAGCACATCGAGTATGCCGGCGTGCACTCGGGCGACGCCGCGATGGTGATGCCCCCGCACACGCTCTCGAAGGAGATGCTCGGCACCGTCCGCTCGGCCACCTACGCGCTCGCCAAGGCGCTCAAGGTCGTCGGCCTGATGAACGTCCAGTTCGCGATCAAGGACAACCAACTCTACGTCCTCGAAGTGAATCCGCGCGCGTCGCGCACGGTGCCGTTCGTGGCCAAAGCCATCGGCGTGCCGCTCGCGAAACTCGCCGCCAAAGTCATGGCCGGCGCGAAACTCAAGGACCTCGGTTTCACGCAGGAAATTCAGCCTAAGCACTGGTGCGTGAAGGAAGCCGTGTTCCCCTTCAACCGCTTCCCCGGCGCCGCCATCATGCTCAGCCCCGAGATGCGTTCGACGGGCGAAGTCATGGGCATGGACGACGACCTCGGCATCGCCTACGCGAAGACGCAGATGGCCGCCAAGCCGTCGCTCCCGCTCAAGGGCAAGGTCTTCATCTCGGTCAAGGACTCCGACAAGCCGCACGTCGTCGAACTCGCGAAGGGTTTCATCGAGCTCGGCTTCACCGTCTGCTCGACGACGAACACCGCCAAGCTCCTCCAATCGCACGGCCTCGCGGTGCAGCCGGTCTTCAAACTCGCGGAAGGTCGCCCGAACTGCGTCGACATGATCAAGAACGGCGAGATCCAGTTCGTCGTGAACACGCCGCGCGGCATGATCCCGCGCCACGACGAGAACGCGATTCGCGCCGCCGCCTTCGCCAATAACGTCGCGATGTCGACCACGCTCACCGGCGCGCGCGCCGCGCTGAACGGCATCCGCGCGATGAAAAATCTCCAAGTCGGCGTCCGCCCGATCCAGCAATACCGCCACAACACCACGCCGATGGTTTGA
- the purU gene encoding formyltetrahydrofolate deformylase yields the protein MSAENPLTLIALLHGPDQRGLVARASGWIFQRGGNILHADQHRDEDEGIFFQRIEWVPPAGAKPAAEEKAFLAYARDELGMNVRVSDSTHRPRVALFVSKADHCFHDVVLRWRAGEFPCEIVGVVSNHRDLAAAARGYGLKFFHLPVTSDTKMQAEARQLALLRRLQADVVVLARYMQVLSADFLAAFAKPVLNIHHSFLPAFAGGRPYHQAHERGVKLIGATAHYATAVLDDGPIVHQDVARVTHRHSVEDLIRKGRDLEKLVLAQALRWHLENRVLVFGRKTVVFD from the coding sequence ATGTCCGCCGAAAATCCTCTCACCCTCATCGCCCTGCTGCACGGTCCCGATCAACGCGGCCTCGTCGCGCGCGCGTCCGGTTGGATTTTCCAGCGCGGTGGCAACATCCTCCACGCCGACCAGCACCGTGACGAGGACGAGGGCATTTTCTTCCAGCGCATCGAATGGGTGCCTCCGGCCGGCGCGAAGCCCGCGGCGGAGGAGAAGGCATTTCTCGCCTACGCGCGCGATGAGCTGGGCATGAACGTTCGCGTGTCCGATTCCACGCATCGTCCGCGCGTGGCGCTCTTCGTGTCGAAAGCCGACCACTGCTTCCACGACGTCGTGCTCCGCTGGCGCGCGGGCGAGTTTCCCTGCGAGATCGTCGGCGTCGTCTCCAACCACCGCGATCTCGCCGCGGCGGCGCGTGGCTATGGGCTGAAGTTTTTCCACCTGCCCGTCACGTCCGACACCAAGATGCAAGCCGAGGCGCGCCAACTCGCGTTGCTGCGCCGCCTGCAAGCCGATGTCGTCGTGCTCGCGCGCTACATGCAAGTGCTCTCGGCGGATTTCCTGGCGGCGTTCGCGAAGCCGGTGCTCAACATCCACCATTCGTTCCTGCCTGCCTTCGCCGGCGGCCGGCCGTATCACCAGGCGCACGAACGCGGCGTGAAGCTCATCGGCGCCACGGCGCACTACGCGACCGCCGTGCTCGACGACGGCCCGATCGTCCATCAGGACGTCGCGCGCGTCACCCACCGCCACAGCGTCGAAGACCTGATCCGCAAGGGCCGCGACCTCGAAAAACTCGTCCTCGCCCAGGCGCTGCGCTGGCACTTGGAGAATCGCGTCCTCGTCTTCGGCCGCAAGACGGTGGTGTTCGACTGA